In the Lagenorhynchus albirostris chromosome 16, mLagAlb1.1, whole genome shotgun sequence genome, ACAATGTCCCCTGGGCGGAAACTCTTATAAATTTCAACCTGTAAAGAAAGAACAGGAGTGTTAAGTGAAAGCTCCGAATCAGGTCTACATGAAACTATTAACACCCCTGGCAGAACCAGTCAACTTCTAATCTCAGAGGGTGGAAGTCATCACTACTCAAGTCAATCAACAACTTTTATTGTTTCTGTGGCATCATCACATAAATGAAAGATTTTGAACTCAGTAACCTAATCAGGAATCTGACTTGGACAAAAGTACTATAGTTGCTCTGAAAGGCTCCAGAGTAAGTCTGAGGAAACAGCAATGAATAAATACGTGGCTTCAAAGGCAAAGAGTAAACTAGCCCCTCTCTGGTCAACAAAGTGAACAAAAATGATATGAAGAGGAAAGGGACAGTGAAGTGAATTCCACACCTTCCAGAAGGGAACACCTTAAAATTCCTTGGACTCCACATTTCCATAGACCTTTCAAATTCACTGGaataatttaaaaggattgaGATTCCtaaagccatgaaaaaaaaaaagaaccaaccaACAAACCTTGTCTTTTTCAGTAGCTCGGACGTCTTCCttgctataaagaaaaaagaattaacagaAAGGTTAATTATCTGTGAGAAAGAATTATCCTGCAGACTCCTGGCAGACAAAGAGCTACAACAGCAGAGAGAATAAGTCCTAATGGGGACCCAGCGGCCACCCAGAGGAGCAGGGTGAAGATGTATCCCTAGTCTTCTCCTGGAGGAGAAAACCACATTTCCCATTCTTGGATCACACAGAGCAGCAGTATCAATACCTCCCACTAGAGAAAAGTGGATCAGATTTAGCTGGGAAGGATAAGGAACTTCACTGCCTTAGGAGAGCTTGAACAGAAGCACCACAGAACAACACAGAATCCTGACGGTGGAAAGAGCCTCAGATGTTAAATTATCTAGCTCACGAGAATTGTTTGTCCCTTCTCAAGAATCCATAGgaaaaaatttaccatttcaccCACTAccctttttattgttttacagtCCTTGGGTTTAATTGATATTAAATTCAAGAAAGAAAGGTACTTCCTAAAATGCTTTCTACTTTGTTTGATATGAATCATCCCTACAATGCTAATCTCCAGCTTAGCTCaaccctttttgttttatttaaagccctatctcattaatattttccttttgtcctaACTCACATGTTTTTAACGTTTTCTTTGGCTACTACCTGGGGAGAATCAAagcacaaaggaagagagaaatgggcAGGAATAGAGAATGTAATTGTTCCTAAAAATTCCAGGCTCCCATTCTATCCTAACCTCATTCCAGGTGCTGAGGCAAATATGAAGACAAAAATACTTCTTACCGGATAGTTCCTCGAAAAGAGTTCTTAAGCGGTGTGGACCCCACATATAGGATGTGTACTTTGGCAAAGCGTGAATTGATGCTAGAGACCTGTGCAATAGAGAAAAGAGCAGCACTAGAGTGAGTATTAGTCGTTGTCAGCTGAAGGAGGCGGGAATAAACTAGGATTTTGGTCCAAGCAACCCTACTAAGTATAGAAGTTAAGACAAGTTAACTCCTACTTATCCCTGTATAAGTCATATTTGTAAAGTGGAATAAGAGCCACTCTGGCCACTTAATAGAGTTACtgtggaaattaaataagatggaataggttttgaaaaatatacaagTCTAACATAAATACACAAGGGTATTTATAGTATATAGCAAATCTAGCTAGACCTTTAACAGATCTTACTATGAGCCCTGTAGTGTGAACAGAATTTAAGTCTCCATTTCAGCTGCTGCATAATATTTAGATCACTGCCTCTccagttattttcaaaataacacaTACATTCTCTCTCccgttctgtttttttttaaatttggcatgcttcgcagcttgcgggatcttagctatctgaccagcgattgaacccacgccctcagcagtgaaagctcggagtcctaaccactggatcgccagggaatccCCACATAGATTTTCTGCTGGAGAAATTTATAGAGAAAAACTAAGAGCTGCAAGTTAATTTAACTGGCAGAGAGTGGGGATGGGCAGGGAGTACTGATATATTATAGTTACTGACCAGTACCGCATTAATGTGTACTTTCCCTCAAAGACTATCAAATCTTTTGTTTCTCTGCAGAAAGAGTTTTGCTTCAGTTGTTCAAAAATGggccttctgggacttccctggcggcgcagtggttgagactccgtgctcccagtgcagggggcccgggttcaatccctggttggggaactagatgccacatgcatgctgcaactaagagtttgcatgccacaactaagaagcccgcatgctgcaactaaggagcctgtgagccacaactaaggagcctgcctgccacaactaaggagctaagccacaactaaaggagtcctcgagctgcaactaaggagtccacatgctgcaactaaggagcccacctgctgcaactaagacccggcacaaccaaataaataaatactaaaaaaaaaaaaaaaaaaaaagggcttccttATCACCCTTTGGTGCCCGTCTCCCagacaaaagtaaaaaattacaAACTCAGGGAATCAGCTCTGTGAAAGAACTATGCAAGCTTGAACTTGACCTCATTGATCATTATCCTAGAAATCTCTAGACCAGCATAGTCCAGtaaaactttctgtgatgatagaaATATTCTGTGTTGACCAATATGGCAGCCACCAACCacctgtggctactgagcacttgaaatgtaccTAGtggaagtgagaaaataaattttaaattttgtttaattttaatttatttaaatttaaatggccaTATGTGGCTACTGGTTACCATATTGAACAGTGCAGCTCTACAATGATCATTATTTCAGCATTGGACAGTATCCTAAGCAGGGAGGTTAGGACCAACTTACCTTACAGGTTACAATAGCTCCCACATCTGGCAGTAATTGGGACTCTGTTTCTCTCATCACAGATATGACAGGAAGCTACAGAGAGAACAATAAAACATGAATATCCTTGCTAAGTCTTGGGTAAAAGTGTCTGTGGCTTGAGAATAATATAGGAATGCCATGGGCCACAGTTGAGGTCACAAGTGCAGGTGGACTACAGATTCATTTGCAGTCCAGAGCAGAAAGCCTTAGACATTTTAGGCTATAGGATGGCCAAGGGGCCACAGGAAGAAAGCTGCTAGAAGACATAATCTAACCATTTCAGACGACTTGTAAGTTTTCTGGTGATTTTCTTAGAGCTTTTTGGCATACAACTATATTGCCTGTAATCACGGATAATGTGACTCTTTCCTCCAAAGTTATACCTTTCTTTCTGTTTGTCATTTTATTGGACAGGCTAGAATTTCcaaataaatgttatataataGCATACATAATAGCACCTTGTTCACTATGCCTCAGCTCTCCTGGTCTTTTTTCAGTTTCATGAATTCACTAAATTTCTTCCCATCTCAGGATCTCTATCCAACCTGTTCTTTATGCTCACCCACTCAACTCTTATTTATCCTTTATTcaggataaatataaatattcaggTTAAAGATTCAGGTTAAATGTCACTTCTGACTAGGGTGGGTTTGCCTATTACATGTTCTCATGGTACCCCGTAATATGCTTTCAGAGCAGGAATCACATTTGTAAGCATACATTCATTTGAGCATATATTTGCTTACAGTTTGTGTTTGTGCCCCCGATTAGAGACCATGTGTATTTGGCTCATTACAACATCCCTAGAGgtcagcactgtgcctggcacatgaaaATGCTCCATAGATAGCTATATGTATAGCTATGAAATGAACAAACTTTCAAATCCTAAGGAAATTCCCAAATTGATCGAATAAAAagtctctcattttatagatgaggaagaacctaaaaccagaGGGTTTAAGTTTCTTATCTAAAGCAGAATCAAGGTTTAGTCAATACTGAAGTGTTCTAACTCTGAATCCTCTTTCTACTACGCTCCTTTAAGCTGCTCCTTCAAGAACTGCTTATCTGATCCTGAGCTAATCGTGGATCAGCCTCTGGAACCAGGGAGAATAATATTACTcatgcattcaacaaacatctactGAGCATTTATCTTGTGCTAGGTGCGGCGGTTATGGAGTCTACGGGAGAAGGGTCTAATGGGGAACTTATTGATATAACTGAGTGTTTAATTACATGCTGAGCTAAGTGCTTAGAAAGGGAAGAATACAGCTCTTTGTGAGTGctcaacaaaacagacaaaaacaaaacttttttcgACTAGTGGCTAGGACAGCTTCTCTGAGAAAGTGATACTAGTGAGGCTATCTGAAGGGTAGGTAGGAATTGAATAGGCTAAGGAAGAGAGGAGCGTGTTCCAGTCGGCGTGTGTACAAAGGCTCTGTGGCGCACTGGCGACACTGAAAGAAGCCAGTAGTACTAGATAGCAGAGGGTGAGGCGCGGGTAGCGGAGCGAGATAAAGTCGGAGAGGTAGGCGACATTCGGACAGGATTCAGCTCACTGCAGGGCTGAGCTCGCCTCCACTCTTCCCCCAACTTGCTTCCCCGAGTGTCAGCAACACAACCAAGCCGGACCAACAAAACTGTTCTGTGATGGCTAAGTGCCCGGCAGCGGGGACCACAGCTGTTCAAACTTAAGAGACCAACTTCTTTTACTGAACGAGGCACTGAAGACGCGCCCGCAGGTCCCCTGCCTAAGCACTGCGAAGTCAAAGGCAGCCTAAGAAAAAGGCAGAGACGGAGAAGAGGGGAAGCCGCCCCCTTTACCGCGCCGTTCTCGCTGCTCTTTATCAGGCAGCCAGCAAGCGACGAAAAGATGTAGCCATGCCGGGTGTAGGTGCCGCTGCCGGGGCTGCCCTCTTCCAAGTTACACAGACGTTCGCCTGCGGAAAAAACGCTGCATCAGCCACGGGTCCGCAGAAGCTGTTGGTCGTCGGGCCTTCCTGCCTCCGTCCCTGCCCAGGATTCGCTCTGGGCACCGCTGACTTACCGGGGATGCAGTACCTCACGGGTGGCGCCATGACTGCCCCTGTCCCAAGTCCGGAGGAAAATGAAGCCGACCTCTCATTGGCCAACATCCAGGTGCAGTTCCGCAGTAAGA is a window encoding:
- the EXOSC1 gene encoding exosome complex component CSL4 isoform X1, with translation MAPPVRYCIPGERLCNLEEGSPGSGTYTRHGYIFSSLAGCLIKSSENGALPVISVMRETESQLLPDVGAIVTCKVSSINSRFAKVHILYVGSTPLKNSFRGTIRKEDVRATEKDKVEIYKSFRPGDIVLAKVISLGDAQSNYLLTTAENELGVVVAHSESGVQMVPISWCEMQCPKTHTKEFRKVARVQPEFLQT